One Candidatus Limnocylindrales bacterium genomic window carries:
- a CDS encoding AAA family ATPase: MASRIGVRLEIENPGVRQALEQYVASLGEFTLQREEDPGLPQLLILGLDETNPSETFARIRSVQQTSPSTDIFLTAGRADPQLLLEVLRAGVKEFLTQPLRPEEVQHAFQRFRERHAEANAGELKRSGKILSVVGGKSGVGTTTVAINLATALHAGGQRAVAVVDLNLRGGDVPAFFDINPMRSIRDIELDLSRLDNTFLAGMMSKHVSGIDVLALGDTDLAGVHVSSECVDRTLKLMRAMYDFVVVDCGHNIDMATYAAFGLSASVLLVSTLSVPVVRRTKRLLDQLRGEDGTGLEGSSFYLLINAYTDREELILTETRDVLQLKPQWLLPRDFDTATDALNNGRPIVEFAPRSSLSKAMIKVASDLAGAAAGPPRASFLSGVFRSVSEKIVKTNPSPSVA, translated from the coding sequence ATGGCGAGTAGGATAGGGGTCAGGCTCGAGATCGAGAACCCGGGGGTTCGGCAAGCGCTCGAGCAATACGTGGCGTCGCTGGGCGAATTCACGCTTCAGCGCGAGGAAGACCCCGGCCTCCCCCAGCTTCTGATTCTCGGGCTCGATGAGACGAACCCGAGCGAAACGTTCGCACGCATCCGCAGTGTGCAGCAGACGTCTCCGTCCACGGACATCTTTTTGACGGCCGGGCGCGCGGATCCGCAGCTCCTGCTCGAGGTCCTGCGCGCGGGCGTCAAGGAATTCCTGACGCAGCCGCTTCGCCCCGAAGAGGTCCAGCATGCATTCCAGCGCTTTCGGGAGCGCCATGCGGAGGCGAACGCCGGCGAGCTCAAGCGATCCGGGAAGATCCTCAGCGTCGTCGGCGGCAAGTCCGGAGTCGGCACGACCACCGTCGCCATCAATCTCGCCACCGCGCTGCACGCAGGCGGGCAGCGCGCGGTGGCCGTGGTGGACCTGAACCTGCGCGGAGGCGACGTGCCGGCCTTCTTCGACATCAACCCGATGCGAAGCATCCGCGACATCGAGCTGGACCTCTCGCGCCTGGACAACACGTTCCTGGCAGGAATGATGAGCAAGCACGTCAGCGGCATCGACGTCCTCGCCCTCGGAGACACCGACCTGGCGGGCGTGCACGTTTCTTCGGAGTGCGTCGACCGGACGCTCAAGCTCATGCGCGCGATGTACGACTTCGTCGTCGTCGACTGCGGTCACAACATCGACATGGCCACGTACGCAGCGTTCGGCCTGTCGGCCAGCGTGCTGCTCGTCTCGACGCTGAGCGTGCCGGTGGTGCGGCGAACCAAAAGGCTGCTGGACCAGCTGCGCGGCGAGGACGGGACGGGTCTGGAAGGCAGCAGCTTCTATCTCCTGATCAACGCATACACTGATCGAGAGGAACTGATCCTGACCGAAACGCGCGACGTGCTGCAGCTCAAGCCCCAGTGGCTCCTGCCGCGCGACTTCGACACGGCCACCGATGCCCTGAACAACGGCCGGCCGATCGTGGAGTTCGCTCCTCGATCGTCCCTGTCCAAGGCGATGATCAAGGTCGCCTCGGATCTGGCAGGCGCAGCGGCTGGACCGCCGCGTGCATCGTTCCTGTCGGGAGTGTTCCGCTCGGTGAGCGAGAAAATCGTCAAAACGAATCCGAGCCCTTCGGTGGCGTAG
- a CDS encoding CpaF family protein, translated as MAMAASNPRPATVATGSGYHELKGRVHERVIEVLDLSAAAALDEESLKRELGRLIQRILTEEQVPLNMREKEQLVVDIQNEVLGYGPLEPLLNDATVNDILVNNFQQVYVERAGKLQKTDVRFRDDVHLRKIIDRIVSGVGRRIDESMPMVDARLPDGSRVNAIIPPLALDGPAVSIRKFSRDPLQLKDLVGKKSLTPEIGEILQRIVKARLNVIIAGGTGCGKTTILNILSGFIPDDERIITIEDSAELQLRQDHVVRLETRPCNVEGKGEVTQRELVKNCLRMRPDRIILGEIRSGEALDMLQAMNTGHDGSLTTIHANTPRDALTRVETMVAMAGLNLPTKALRHYISSAIDVIVQMTRLSDGSRKLTSLSEVTGMEGEIITLNEIFCFSQTGVDGQGKVKGRFSATGIRPKFVQKFETMGLHVPPDLFNPHRVYEI; from the coding sequence ATGGCAATGGCAGCAAGCAATCCTAGACCGGCAACCGTCGCGACGGGCTCGGGCTATCACGAGCTCAAGGGCAGAGTTCACGAACGCGTCATCGAGGTCCTGGACCTCTCGGCCGCCGCGGCGCTCGACGAGGAGTCGCTCAAACGCGAGCTCGGGCGTCTGATCCAGCGCATCCTGACCGAGGAGCAGGTCCCGCTGAACATGCGGGAGAAAGAGCAGCTCGTCGTCGACATCCAGAACGAGGTGCTGGGGTACGGCCCTCTCGAGCCCCTGCTGAACGACGCGACCGTCAACGACATCCTCGTCAACAACTTCCAGCAGGTCTACGTCGAGCGCGCCGGCAAGCTGCAGAAGACCGATGTGCGGTTCCGCGACGACGTCCACCTGCGCAAGATCATCGACCGCATCGTCAGCGGGGTCGGCCGGCGAATCGATGAGTCGATGCCGATGGTAGACGCGCGCCTCCCCGACGGCTCTCGCGTCAACGCGATCATCCCGCCGCTGGCCCTCGATGGCCCCGCGGTCTCGATTCGTAAGTTCAGCCGCGACCCGCTCCAGCTCAAGGACCTGGTCGGCAAGAAGTCCCTCACTCCCGAGATCGGCGAGATTCTCCAGCGCATCGTCAAGGCGCGCCTGAACGTCATCATCGCCGGCGGCACCGGTTGCGGTAAGACGACCATTCTCAACATCCTGTCGGGGTTCATTCCCGACGACGAGCGCATCATCACCATCGAGGATTCGGCCGAGCTTCAGCTGCGCCAGGATCACGTCGTGCGACTGGAGACGCGGCCATGCAACGTCGAAGGCAAGGGCGAGGTCACGCAGCGAGAACTGGTCAAGAACTGTCTCCGAATGCGTCCGGACCGGATCATCCTCGGCGAAATTCGAAGCGGCGAGGCCCTCGACATGTTGCAGGCCATGAACACCGGCCACGACGGCTCGCTGACCACGATCCACGCGAACACTCCACGCGACGCGCTCACCCGCGTCGAGACGATGGTGGCGATGGCGGGCCTGAACCTTCCGACCAAGGCGCTTCGTCACTACATCTCGTCGGCCATCGACGTCATCGTGCAGATGACCCGTCTGTCCGACGGCAGCCGCAAGCTGACCAGCCTGTCCGAGGTGACGGGCATGGAAGGTGAAATCATCACCCTGAACGAGATCTTCTGTTTCTCGCAGACCGGTGTCGACGGTCAGGGCAAGGTCAAGGGGCGCTTCTCGGCGACGGGAATCCGGCCGAAGTTCGTGCAGAAGTTCGAGACCATGGGGCTTCACGTTCCCCCTGATCTCTTCAATCCGCACCGAGTCTACGAGATCTGA
- a CDS encoding type II secretion system F family protein yields MAPLVFAAAIFFTVLLFIMGAYYLYDHAIYGDQATTVRRLRAQGEFNPRATAVEIVRRDAMSQEAWYTTILGRVAPLAAIKRLLKQADSEMPVSVFLLLTSIFFIAGALIGLWLRLGPIVTGGLAMAGGLAPLMYQRRRRAIRLKKIEAQLPEALDLIARTLLAGHAFIMGLKMVGDQMEDPVRAEFKKTFDEISFGVSVADSMKELSERVDSVDIKFFVTSLLVQLETGGNLAEIIQGISRLIRARFELHGKVRALSAEGRISAIVMFSLPFLLGMALYYINPTYMSLLFTDPAGKAMLTGGFLMMMFGMFVTRRMVQIKV; encoded by the coding sequence ATGGCACCACTGGTCTTTGCAGCAGCAATCTTCTTCACAGTGCTCCTGTTCATCATGGGGGCGTACTATCTCTACGACCACGCCATCTATGGCGACCAGGCTACGACGGTCCGCCGACTGCGTGCGCAGGGTGAGTTCAACCCGCGTGCCACGGCGGTCGAGATCGTGCGGCGCGACGCGATGTCCCAGGAGGCCTGGTACACCACCATCCTGGGCCGGGTTGCACCGCTGGCGGCGATCAAGCGGCTGCTCAAGCAGGCCGACAGCGAGATGCCCGTAAGCGTTTTCCTGCTGCTGACGTCGATCTTCTTCATCGCCGGTGCGCTGATCGGTCTGTGGCTGCGCCTCGGTCCCATCGTCACCGGCGGCCTGGCAATGGCGGGCGGCCTTGCACCGCTGATGTACCAGCGCCGCAGGCGCGCCATCCGGCTCAAGAAGATCGAGGCGCAGCTGCCGGAGGCGCTCGACCTGATCGCCCGTACGCTGCTGGCAGGCCATGCGTTCATCATGGGCCTGAAAATGGTCGGAGATCAGATGGAGGATCCCGTACGCGCCGAGTTCAAGAAGACGTTCGACGAGATCAGCTTCGGCGTCTCGGTAGCGGACTCGATGAAGGAACTGTCGGAGCGAGTGGACTCGGTCGACATCAAATTCTTCGTCACCTCGCTCCTGGTGCAGCTCGAGACCGGCGGCAACCTGGCCGAGATCATCCAGGGGATCTCGCGGCTGATCCGCGCGCGGTTCGAGCTCCACGGCAAGGTGCGTGCGCTGTCGGCCGAGGGCCGCATCTCGGCAATCGTGATGTTCTCGCTGCCCTTCCTGCTCGGAATGGCGCTCTACTACATCAACCCGACCTACATGTCGCTGCTGTTCACCGATCCGGCAGGGAAGGCGATGCTTACCGGCGGCTTCCTCATGATGATGTTCGGCATGTTCGTCACGCGCCGCATGGTTCAGATCAAGGTCTGA
- a CDS encoding type II secretion system F family protein: protein MNMPLMTIALMSFLAAFLAVMGFVLLYESRRDGKGWQQRVRGHSRDARPETGAATSGFGYFRDRMMGLLERVGQANQNQRKEAEVSALRRSLTSAGYRKESAPAIFTGFKLLLAVVVPGCLVLMPIPALDHAPTFQRMFAYVLAAAVGLYGPELWLTQMVKKRKQKIVNAFPDALDLLVVCVEAGLGLDAAVGRVGKELMLAHPELSDEFSLLALELRAGLPRAQALHNLGRRVDIDEVKNLVALLIQTDRFGTSIGQALRVHSDAMRTDRALRAEEMAAKLPVKMLFPLMFFIFPVLFIVILGPAIIQGMRILLPALQT, encoded by the coding sequence ATGAACATGCCGTTGATGACCATCGCCCTCATGAGCTTCCTTGCCGCCTTTCTGGCGGTCATGGGTTTCGTGCTGCTGTACGAGAGCCGCCGCGACGGCAAGGGCTGGCAGCAGCGCGTCCGCGGCCATTCCCGCGACGCGCGGCCCGAGACCGGTGCGGCCACCAGCGGCTTCGGCTACTTCCGCGACCGCATGATGGGGTTGCTCGAGAGAGTCGGCCAGGCCAACCAGAACCAGCGCAAGGAAGCCGAGGTTTCGGCGCTGCGCCGCTCGCTGACCAGCGCGGGCTACCGCAAGGAAAGCGCGCCGGCCATCTTCACGGGGTTCAAGCTGCTGCTGGCGGTGGTGGTGCCCGGATGCCTCGTGCTGATGCCCATCCCCGCGCTCGATCATGCGCCGACCTTCCAGCGCATGTTCGCGTACGTGCTCGCAGCCGCCGTCGGTCTTTACGGGCCCGAGCTGTGGCTCACGCAGATGGTCAAGAAGCGCAAGCAGAAGATCGTCAACGCGTTTCCGGACGCGCTCGATCTGCTCGTCGTGTGCGTGGAAGCCGGACTCGGTCTGGACGCCGCGGTCGGCCGCGTCGGCAAGGAGCTGATGCTGGCGCATCCCGAACTGTCCGACGAGTTCTCGCTGCTCGCGCTCGAGCTGCGTGCTGGCCTGCCGCGTGCGCAGGCCCTGCACAACCTCGGCCGTCGCGTCGACATCGACGAGGTCAAGAACCTCGTTGCTCTGCTGATCCAGACCGATCGTTTCGGCACCAGCATCGGGCAGGCGCTGCGGGTACACTCGGACGCCATGCGCACCGATCGCGCGTTGCGAGCCGAGGAAATGGCGGCCAAGCTGCCGGTGAAGATGCTCTTCCCGCTCATGTTCTTCATCTTCCCGGTCCTGTTCATCGTGATTCTCGGTCCGGCAATCATTCAGGGCATGCGCATCCTGCTGCCGGCCCTGCAGACCTGA
- a CDS encoding tetratricopeptide repeat protein, protein MKVSISCGRAGALAVACLALGVSACAVPKALQTPIERSTYRDILERQAEGVAVEEETLKKLPPMTAADYERLGDTYLMQNKLGLANVKYVKALELDPTAWKVRYKLGVLLLKQNVPQQALLYFNEIVTMDSMNARGHEGRGRALLAMGQHEEAEKALRTALDLDSGLWKAHETLGVLCDALGRFPEAIEAYQTALKIQPNEPSVLNNLGVAYYLSKDYGRAISTFERALTVTPAGERARVYNNLGRAYAKTGSYPRAYEAFRKGADPAKAYNNLGLIYLEDGRTKQAASCFQKAIHASPTYYAEATENLRAVQAGLSSPEDGPLRVAAACP, encoded by the coding sequence ATGAAGGTCTCGATTTCATGCGGGCGCGCAGGCGCTCTGGCGGTGGCCTGCCTGGCCCTCGGCGTCAGTGCATGTGCGGTCCCCAAGGCGCTCCAGACTCCCATCGAGCGCAGTACCTACCGCGACATCCTGGAGCGGCAGGCCGAGGGGGTGGCCGTCGAAGAGGAGACGCTCAAGAAGCTGCCGCCGATGACGGCAGCCGACTATGAACGGCTCGGGGACACCTACCTCATGCAGAACAAGCTCGGGCTGGCCAACGTCAAGTACGTCAAGGCGCTCGAGCTCGATCCGACGGCATGGAAGGTCCGGTACAAGCTGGGTGTCCTCCTGCTCAAGCAGAACGTTCCGCAGCAGGCGCTGCTGTACTTCAACGAGATCGTCACCATGGACTCGATGAACGCGCGCGGCCACGAAGGCCGCGGGCGAGCCCTGCTGGCGATGGGGCAGCACGAGGAGGCGGAGAAGGCGTTGCGAACGGCGCTCGACCTGGACTCGGGCCTCTGGAAGGCGCACGAGACCCTCGGAGTTCTGTGCGATGCGCTGGGGCGATTCCCCGAAGCCATCGAGGCGTACCAGACCGCGCTGAAGATCCAGCCGAACGAGCCTTCCGTCCTCAACAACCTCGGCGTCGCCTACTATCTCAGCAAGGACTACGGACGCGCGATCTCGACTTTCGAGCGTGCGCTGACGGTGACGCCGGCCGGTGAGCGCGCGCGCGTCTACAACAACCTCGGCCGAGCCTACGCCAAGACCGGAAGCTACCCGCGCGCGTACGAGGCATTCCGCAAGGGCGCCGATCCGGCCAAAGCGTACAACAATCTCGGGCTCATCTATCTGGAGGATGGCCGCACCAAGCAGGCCGCGTCGTGTTTCCAGAAGGCAATTCACGCAAGCCCGACCTACTACGCCGAAGCGACGGAGAATCTTCGCGCCGTGCAGGCGGGCCTCTCGAGCCCCGAGGACGGACCGCTGCGCGTGGCCGCGGCGTGCCCATAG
- a CDS encoding NADPH:quinone oxidoreductase family protein — MRAVVCKEFGPPESLVIEELPSPPLAAGQVRLDVHACGVNFPDTLIIDNKYQFKPPLPFSPGGEVAGVISEVGRDVEGWAVGDRVVAMSGWGGFVEEMVIDPSRLMRVPDGMDMATAAGFTMTYGTSHYALKDRAAIRPGETLLVLGAAGGVGLAAVELGKVMGARVIAAAGSDEKLEVCRSYGADEVIHYGRENLKERAKELTGGAGADVIYDPVGGDAFDEAIRCIGWEGRYLVIGFASGRIPQLPVNLVLLKSCQVVGVFWGAFTARDPERNSAHLAELASWFAQGRLRPLVSSKYPLEQASVALRAMLDRKVTGKVVLTTERAGA, encoded by the coding sequence ATGCGAGCCGTCGTCTGTAAGGAGTTCGGTCCGCCCGAATCTCTCGTCATCGAAGAGCTGCCGTCGCCGCCGCTCGCCGCGGGGCAGGTGCGCCTGGACGTGCACGCGTGCGGCGTCAACTTCCCCGACACGCTGATCATCGACAACAAGTATCAGTTCAAGCCCCCGCTGCCGTTCTCGCCCGGAGGTGAGGTCGCCGGCGTGATCAGCGAGGTCGGCCGTGATGTCGAGGGCTGGGCCGTCGGCGATCGCGTGGTCGCGATGTCGGGCTGGGGCGGCTTCGTCGAAGAGATGGTCATCGACCCCAGCCGCCTGATGCGAGTGCCTGACGGCATGGACATGGCCACTGCGGCAGGGTTCACGATGACGTACGGCACGTCCCACTATGCGCTCAAAGATCGCGCGGCCATACGGCCGGGCGAGACGCTGCTCGTGCTCGGCGCCGCCGGTGGCGTCGGCCTGGCAGCCGTCGAGCTCGGAAAGGTGATGGGTGCGCGTGTGATCGCGGCAGCCGGCAGCGACGAGAAGCTCGAAGTGTGTCGCAGCTACGGTGCGGACGAGGTGATCCACTACGGCCGCGAGAACCTCAAGGAGCGCGCCAAGGAACTGACGGGCGGCGCGGGTGCCGACGTGATCTACGATCCGGTCGGAGGCGATGCGTTCGACGAGGCCATCCGCTGCATCGGCTGGGAAGGCCGCTACCTGGTGATCGGCTTCGCCAGCGGACGCATCCCGCAGCTCCCCGTCAATCTGGTGCTCCTCAAGAGCTGTCAGGTCGTGGGCGTATTCTGGGGAGCGTTCACAGCGCGCGATCCGGAGCGAAACAGTGCTCACCTTGCCGAGCTCGCCAGCTGGTTCGCGCAAGGGCGGCTGCGTCCGCTCGTCAGCAGCAAGTATCCGCTGGAGCAGGCCAGCGTCGCATTGCGGGCAATGCTCGATCGCAAGGTTACGGGCAAGGTCGTGCTGACGACGGAGCGGGCCGGAGCGTGA
- a CDS encoding D-alanyl-D-alanine carboxypeptidase: MTIFVAHGPAAARRRIVQTIVTAAVAVLATAAPVRGQERIDLVWHAETLSGKAVMSKAPDRLVNPASVVKVASTFRALQLLGPSHRFDTTFAATGGGARRDGVLAGDLVVVGGKDPDFHFENALLVARELNRLGIREVAGDLVVDRNFWIGWERGAAGREAEPDRRAHAMAQRLLDALNPEKWSEENKQAWADAAQRRSWPPASPPSIVFRGGIRLQAAPERTPLLTHRSEPLSTALHRFNVFSNNDIERLDATVGGPGDLAAFLTKRWGQAAAGIRFETTSGLNSNRMSGRQIVRLVRELHQLLQQHGLQLGDVLPVMGCGDSTLRHLFPRLREDGSADGMVGKTGTLNTTDGGVSALAGMLPASEPVLFFVAAPGAGHALARARAAEEDWVGRLIKQRGPLQPARCPAEVKTSDLHAQVVPAAPAQPASAP; encoded by the coding sequence GTGACCATCTTCGTCGCGCACGGCCCGGCGGCCGCGCGCCGCCGAATCGTGCAGACCATCGTAACTGCCGCTGTGGCCGTCCTCGCCACCGCCGCACCCGTGCGCGGCCAAGAGCGAATCGATCTGGTCTGGCACGCAGAGACTCTTTCGGGCAAGGCCGTGATGTCCAAGGCGCCCGACCGGCTGGTCAACCCCGCTTCGGTCGTCAAGGTCGCCTCGACGTTTCGCGCGCTGCAGCTGCTCGGACCGTCTCATCGCTTCGACACCACGTTTGCGGCCACCGGCGGCGGCGCGCGCCGCGATGGCGTGCTGGCTGGCGACCTCGTCGTCGTGGGCGGCAAGGACCCCGACTTCCATTTCGAGAATGCGCTGCTGGTGGCGCGCGAGCTCAACCGTCTCGGCATCCGCGAAGTGGCGGGCGATCTTGTCGTGGACCGCAATTTCTGGATCGGCTGGGAGCGCGGCGCCGCCGGCCGCGAGGCGGAGCCGGACAGGCGGGCCCACGCGATGGCGCAGCGGCTCCTCGATGCGCTGAATCCGGAAAAGTGGAGCGAGGAGAACAAGCAGGCGTGGGCGGACGCCGCGCAACGCCGCAGCTGGCCGCCGGCATCGCCGCCGTCGATCGTTTTCCGCGGTGGCATTCGACTTCAGGCGGCGCCGGAGCGGACGCCTCTGCTGACCCACCGGTCGGAGCCGCTGTCGACCGCGCTGCACCGTTTCAACGTCTTCTCCAACAACGACATCGAGCGCCTCGATGCCACGGTCGGCGGCCCTGGCGATCTGGCCGCGTTCCTGACGAAGCGCTGGGGGCAGGCAGCCGCCGGGATCCGTTTCGAGACGACGTCGGGGCTGAACAGCAATCGCATGAGCGGCCGCCAGATCGTGCGCCTAGTGCGCGAGCTGCACCAGCTGCTGCAGCAGCACGGGCTCCAGCTCGGAGACGTTCTGCCGGTCATGGGCTGCGGCGACAGCACGCTGCGCCATCTGTTTCCTCGCCTGCGCGAGGATGGCAGCGCCGACGGCATGGTGGGCAAGACCGGCACGCTGAACACGACAGACGGAGGCGTCTCCGCGCTCGCGGGGATGCTGCCGGCCAGCGAGCCGGTCCTCTTTTTCGTGGCGGCTCCTGGGGCCGGCCACGCACTGGCGCGCGCGCGCGCTGCCGAGGAGGATTGGGTGGGCCGCCTGATCAAGCAGCGCGGACCGCTCCAGCCGGCGCGCTGCCCGGCCGAGGTCAAGACCTCCGATCTGCATGCGCAGGTCGTGCCTGCGGCGCCCGCGCAGCCTGCCTCGGCGCCCTGA
- a CDS encoding GDSL-type esterase/lipase family protein, with amino-acid sequence MRADRRLHTRLRATVLAVATALGATGSANAECSAIIPASVQMDPGSRVLFYGDSITVGILGTPYHYAALVRHLLAAAYCDFELLEIEAIGQRGSHYIRYARRIGRDLLSSEIPYDWVMFQDSGRALRLAFENDPDSPRSFPVAVQATIDQARLAAPSLSIMLASTPPLDHAHATASWEVRYERVNDFVDHNMVLEDIAATGGHTIVDWAGDACRAYSQAPDAEWTKDGVHPQALGEVLFALSIVRALGVPRADLQLDDLTQFHPMLDETTVSTVANWIYGSDPSCD; translated from the coding sequence ATGAGAGCCGACCGACGGCTGCATACCCGTCTGCGCGCAACCGTGCTGGCGGTAGCCACCGCGCTCGGTGCGACGGGGAGCGCGAACGCGGAGTGCAGCGCGATCATCCCGGCCAGCGTGCAGATGGATCCCGGCAGTCGCGTGCTGTTCTACGGCGACAGCATCACGGTCGGCATCCTGGGAACGCCGTATCATTACGCCGCGCTCGTGCGCCATCTTCTGGCCGCCGCCTACTGCGACTTCGAGCTGCTCGAAATCGAAGCCATCGGCCAGCGCGGCTCGCACTACATCCGCTACGCGCGCCGCATCGGCCGCGACCTTCTCAGCTCCGAGATTCCCTACGACTGGGTCATGTTCCAGGACTCCGGGCGTGCGCTGAGGCTGGCATTCGAGAACGACCCCGACTCTCCGCGCAGCTTCCCCGTCGCCGTCCAGGCCACCATCGACCAAGCCCGGCTCGCCGCACCCTCGCTGAGCATAATGCTGGCCTCGACGCCGCCGCTCGACCACGCGCACGCTACCGCCAGCTGGGAAGTGCGCTACGAGCGGGTCAACGACTTCGTCGACCACAACATGGTCCTCGAAGACATCGCCGCCACCGGCGGTCATACGATCGTGGATTGGGCTGGCGACGCGTGCCGAGCCTACTCGCAGGCGCCGGATGCAGAGTGGACGAAGGACGGCGTGCACCCGCAGGCTCTCGGCGAAGTGCTGTTCGCGCTGTCCATCGTGCGCGCGCTCGGCGTCCCGCGGGCGGATTTGCAGCTCGACGACCTGACCCAGTTCCACCCGATGCTCGACGAGACCACCGTCTCGACGGTCGCGAACTGGATCTACGGTTCCGATCCTTCCTGCGATTGA
- a CDS encoding SCO family protein — MTTPARPSSLHIARITRGAMIGAGAALAALGLFVLVRPAPSLPIIAHVPDFRLVDQSGGPISRSDLVGRPWVASFVYTTCPGPCPVVVEKLKAIRRDVPPQELALVSFSVDPQNDTPEALAAYAARHGIDRSEGWHLVTGPTDEVLGLIRKGFLSSVGTASELLGPDAGKDELEAVLEREGAVVHSIRLILVDGRGDIRGVYASDDPEQLARLRSDLRRVGA; from the coding sequence GTGACCACGCCGGCCCGACCCTCGTCGCTGCACATCGCGCGCATCACGCGCGGCGCGATGATTGGCGCCGGCGCTGCGCTGGCGGCCCTTGGCCTGTTCGTTCTGGTGCGGCCGGCGCCTTCGCTGCCCATCATCGCGCACGTTCCTGATTTTCGCCTCGTCGATCAGAGCGGCGGCCCGATATCGCGATCGGACCTTGTCGGGCGGCCGTGGGTCGCCAGCTTCGTCTACACGACCTGCCCCGGTCCATGCCCGGTGGTGGTCGAGAAGCTCAAGGCGATTCGGCGTGACGTGCCGCCGCAGGAGCTGGCCCTCGTTTCGTTCAGTGTCGATCCGCAGAATGACACCCCAGAAGCGCTGGCCGCCTATGCGGCGCGCCACGGAATCGACCGCTCGGAGGGCTGGCACCTTGTCACGGGTCCGACGGACGAGGTCCTGGGGCTGATCCGAAAAGGCTTCCTTTCGAGCGTCGGCACCGCCAGCGAACTGCTCGGCCCCGATGCCGGCAAGGACGAGCTGGAGGCGGTCCTGGAGCGCGAAGGCGCGGTCGTGCACAGCATCCGTCTGATCCTCGTCGACGGGCGCGGCGACATCCGCGGCGTCTATGCCAGCGACGATCCGGAGCAGCTCGCGCGCCTTCGATCCGACCTTCGGCGCGTCGGCGCATGA
- a CDS encoding ABC transporter permease translates to MTTSFSTAVYTLAQREVVRFLRQRNRVFGALAQPVLFWLIFGAGLSASFRAGSQAQVGYSEYFFPGVVAMILLFTAIFATISIIDDRNSGFLQGVLVAPVPTSAIVLGKIAGTATLAVGQALVVCILAPLAGMSVEVSGIIAAIPVMVVLSVALAGLGMLIAWRMDSTQGFHAIMTSVLMPMWLLSGAFFPAEGTPWWLAWIIAINPLTYGVAALRHALYLGQTPATAALPSIATCWIATLLFAGASVLASVRVASDRTGTSVP, encoded by the coding sequence GTGACCACCAGCTTCTCCACAGCCGTCTACACGCTCGCCCAGCGCGAGGTCGTGCGCTTCCTGCGCCAGCGCAACCGCGTCTTTGGCGCGCTCGCGCAGCCGGTGCTCTTCTGGCTCATCTTCGGTGCCGGCCTGAGCGCGTCCTTCCGCGCCGGCAGCCAGGCCCAGGTAGGCTACAGCGAGTACTTCTTTCCCGGCGTCGTGGCGATGATCCTGCTGTTCACCGCCATCTTCGCGACCATCTCGATCATAGACGACCGCAACAGCGGGTTCCTGCAGGGCGTGCTGGTGGCGCCGGTGCCGACCTCCGCCATCGTCCTCGGCAAGATCGCCGGCACGGCAACGCTCGCCGTCGGGCAGGCGCTCGTGGTCTGCATCCTTGCGCCGCTGGCAGGGATGTCGGTGGAAGTTTCCGGGATCATCGCAGCAATCCCGGTTATGGTGGTGCTGTCGGTTGCGCTGGCGGGCCTGGGAATGCTGATCGCGTGGCGCATGGATTCCACGCAAGGCTTTCACGCCATCATGACGTCGGTGCTCATGCCGATGTGGCTGCTCTCGGGGGCATTCTTTCCAGCGGAGGGTACGCCCTGGTGGCTGGCCTGGATCATCGCGATCAACCCGCTGACCTACGGGGTGGCCGCGCTTCGTCATGCGCTGTATCTCGGACAGACGCCGGCAACGGCAGCGCTGCCGTCGATCGCCACATGCTGGATCGCCACGCTGCTCTTCGCCGGCGCTAGCGTCCTGGCATCGGTGCGCGTGGCATCCGACCGCACCGGCACCAGCGTCCCGTGA